One part of the Populus alba chromosome 18, ASM523922v2, whole genome shotgun sequence genome encodes these proteins:
- the LOC118039543 gene encoding pathogenesis-related homeodomain protein — MGDSGKKSKQQDLHESSPSDTVNGSLLIKSLKIKKGGKLSHRKSEKAKTKPHLKTIINSSVSKKKVTPKKGIRNGSTSRRLIHRKILHKALDKKASRNGASSERQGKQLSTIDSEGNGKNADEGTIKKVKKRKPKKRQKDKVKLDEPSRLQRRARYLMIKMKLEQNLIDAYSGEGWKGKSREKIRPEKELLRARKQILKCKLGLREIIRQVDSLSTVGCIEDAVMAPDGSVSHEHIFCAKCKLNEVSQDNDIVLCDGTCNCAFHQKCLDPPLDTENIPPGDQGWFCKFCDCRMEIIEAMNAHLGTHFSEDSGWQDIFKEEAAVPDGGNMLLNPEEEWPSDDSEDDDYDPERRENIMSGAGTDDDASDDTSNSTRLSWSSDGEVFSGSRRWEVDGLDFRNNSIYSSLDSDETSDGEIICGRRQRRAVDYKKLYNEMFGKDAPAHEQPSEDEDWGPSKRKRREKESDAASTLMTLYESKRRCKNDATIEGMMKLPRDAQIRRPIFRLPPDAVEKLRQVFAENELPSRTVKENLSKELGLEPGKVSKWFKNSRYLALKSRKVEKGEQVHYSSSKVSAEPTLNVMKDKTADLSMLKDSQAETGVCTPKNLKRILQRKKPRSISKSLKKNEQKRGSFESLAKSNEMSFEHNDDLSLKKLLKAKPKGVKKKGNPISAAAESDMEKLCRAKTRVENLKQKLVKLQTGKAWKSSKIRPLDESVVYVPIAELREKK, encoded by the exons ATGGGTGATTCTGGAAAGAAATCAAAGCAGCAAGACTTGCACGAGTCTTCACCATCTGACACAGTGAATGGGTCGTTGCTGATTAAATcattgaagataaagaagggtggcAAATTATCTCATAGAAAAAGCGAAAAAGCCAAAACTAAACCTCATCTGAAAACTATCATTAATTCCTCTGTATCAAAGAAAAAGGTTACTCCTAAGAAGGGCATCAGGAATGGCTCTACCAGTAGAAGATTGATTCACAGGAAAATTCTGCATAAAGCACTTGATAAGAAGGCCTCAAGAAATGGAGCTTCCTCAGAGCGCCAAGGCAAGCAGTTGTCAACTATTGATTCTGAGGGGAATGGAAAAAATGCTGATGAAGGTACAATTAAAAAAGTCAAGAAGAGGAAGCCTAAGAAAAGGCAAAAGGACAAGGTAAAGCTAGATGAACCATCACGCTTGCAGAGGAGAGCAAGGTACTTGATGATTAAAATGAAGCTGGAGCAGAATCTTATAGATGCTTACTCTGGAGAAGGTTGGAAAGGTAAAAG TCGAGAGAAGATTCGGCCAGAAAAGGAACTACTGAGAGCCAGGAAACAGATTTTGAAATGTAAACTTGGATTACGTGAAATAATTCGGCAGGTGGATTCTCTAAGTACAGTAGGATGTATTGAAGACGCTGTTATGGCTCCAGATGGATCTGTTTCCCATGAACAT ATATTCTGTGCGAAGTGCAAATTGAATGAAGTTTCCCAAGATAATGATATTGTACTCTGTGATGGGACATGCAACTGTGCCTTCCACCAAAAATGCCTTGATCCTCCTTTGGATACTGAAAATA TACCTCCAGGAGATCAGGGATGGTTTTGCAAGTTCTGTGACTGTAGGATGGAAATTATAGAAGCCATGAATGCTCATTTGGGGACCCACTTCTCAGAGGACAGCGGTTGGCAG GATATTTTCAAAGAAGAAGCAGCAGTACCAGATGGTGGAAATATGCTATTAAATCCAGAAGAAGAATGGCCTTCTGATGATTCTGAAGATGATGATTATGATccagagaggagagagaacaTCATGAGTGGAGCAGGTACTGATGATGATGCATCTGATGACACCAGCAATTCAACCCGCTTGAGTTGGTCTTCAGATGGTGAGGTTTTTTCAGGATCTAGGAGGTGGGAGGTGGATGGCTTGGACTTCAGAAACAATTCTATTTATAGCAGTTTAGATTCTGATGAAACCAGCGATGGGGAAATTATTTGTGGCCGTAGGCAGAGAAGAGCGGTTGATTATAAGAAGTTATACAAT GAGATGTTTGGAAAGGACGCTCCTGCACATGAGCAACCCAGCGAAGATGAAGATTGGGGTCCTAGTAAAAGAAAGCGACGAGAGAAGGAGTCAGATGCAGCCAGCACCCTAATGACTCTATATGAAAGTAAAAGAAGATGTAAAAATGATGCAACCATTGAAGGCATGATGAAGCTTCCACGAGACGCTCAAATTCGAAGGCCAATTTTCAGGCTCCCCCCTGATGCTGTTGAG AAACTTCGCCAAGTATTTGCAGAGAATGAACTTCCATCTAGAACTGTCAAGGAGAATCTATCAAAAGAATTGGGCCTTGAACCTGGGAAG GTTAGCAAATGGTTCAAGAATTCCCGTTATTTAGCTCTGAAGTCTAGAAAG GTAGAGAAGGGAGAACAAGTTCATTATTCTAGTTCCAAAGTCTCTGCTGAACCCACTTTAAATGTCATGAAGGACAAAACTGCTGATCtttcaatgttaaaggatagcCAGGCAGAAACTGGGGTGTGTACCCCGAAGAATCTGAAAAGGATCTTGCAGAGGAAGAAGCCGAGGTCAATAAGTAAAagtttaaagaaaaatgaacagAAAAGAGGTTCCTTCGAATCACTTGCTAAAAGCAATgag ATGAGTTTTGAGCACAATGATGATCTGAGCTTGAAGAAGTTGTTAAAAGCAAAACCAAAGGGAGTAAAGAAAAAGGGTAATCCTATTTCAGCAGCTGCTGAATCTGATATGGAGAAACTCTGTAGAGCAAAGACTAGAGTAGAGAATCTGAAGCAGAAACTGGTGAAACTACAAACTGGCAAAGCTTGGAAGTCATCCAAAATCCGTCCGCTAGACGAATCTGTTGTCTACGTTCCTATTGCTGAgctaagagaaaagaaatga
- the LOC118039544 gene encoding uncharacterized protein isoform X3 gives MLIPSSLPNSIESTPFHVSDHGKQNLFCEVTPGTEIWQMGPKCHEHCHDCCKEAASITGEKEGNNYSCLLSFPRSPHPPTTSKMSESSAPNFVYSRRKLQGNTIDFLSAITEGSGEDCPYVINSDGSSVPVKEHHVVSEDEHETEAVRESLMSPITCNGAEYSHPLSFGRRAQLTTVSPVSEGAAPNFVYGRRKLQQNSVTFSSTQVPAMEKRSGEDCLSVISSNGPSFAHKEERLVSQYEHGAALMLPPTVYNRDYSSCQLSLQRSPQLPTFSTMSEISASKFVYSRRKMRGNSVTFLSAQVPGITKRSRQDCLSVVSSDGPSLAVEEARVVSQDQHESGCSLQNGEPHVSKSESSSGCSLVEDQVSDEASKKSRPKIIEVDGINDSCSSSKSDVELVSASTKTEGHDNGECSSSTVMAAEFAREDQSEKDRCISILGKQRAFDGIWPGKTRASAKRIGDGSGSSSLRSCKKCFLKESPAKMLICDNCEDSFHVSCCNPHVKRIPIDEWLCRSCMKKKRIIPNERISRKPLNIIGDMGRCRDASSIGESDPIALMLTDTEPYTGGVRVGKGFQVEVPDWSGPIIKAPLFEVQTDDWECFCCVFWDPIHADCATPQELETDEVMKQLKYIQMLRPQIAAKRRKLKHANNGDPTDDCKE, from the exons ATGTTGATACCGAGTTCCCTTCCTAATTCAATTGAATCTACTCCATTTCATGTATCTGATCATGGGAAACAGAATTTATTTTGTGAAGTCACGCCTGGTACTGAGATTTGGCAGATGGGCCCAAAATGTCATGAACACTGCCATGATTGCTGTAAAGAAGCTGCTTCAATAACCGGGGAAAAGGAGGGTAACAATTATTCATGCCTGTTAAGTTTTCCGAGAAGTCCTCATCCACCAACCACCAGTAAAATGTCTGAAAGTTCTGCACCTAATTTTGTATATAGTAGAAGGAAATTACAAGGAAATACTATTGACTTTTTATCCGCAATCACGGAGGGATCTGGTGAGGATTGTCCTTATGTCATAAATTCTGATGGTTCCTCAGTTCCAGTTAAGGAGCACCATGTAGTTTCTGAAGATGAGCATGAGACTGAAGCTGTTAGAGAATCTCTCATGTCTCCTATAACATGCAATGGAGCTGAATATTCACATCCCTTATCTTTTGGAAGACGTGCTCAGCTTACAACTGTCAGTCCAGTGTCCGAAGGTGCTGCCCCTAATTTTGTTTATGGGAGAAGGAAGCTACAACAAAACTCTGTTACCTTTTCATCAACTCAGGTCCctgcaatggaaaagagaagtggAGAGGATTGTCTTTCAGTGATCAGTTCCAATGGTCCTTCATTTGCACACAAGGAGGAACGCCTAGTTTCTCAATATGAGCATGGAGCTGCCCTTATGCTTCCTCCCACAGTATACAACAGAGACTATTCTTCTTGCCAATTAAGTTTACAAAGAAGTCCTCAGCTACCAACTTTCAGTACAATGTCTGAAATTTCTGCAAGTAAGTTTGTATACAGTAGAAGGAAGATGCGAGGAAACTCTGTTACCTTTTTGTCAGCACAGGTCCCTGGAATCACAAAGAGAAGCAGACAAGATTGCCTTTCAGTTGTCAGTTCTGATGGTCCTTCCCTTGCAGTTGAGGAGGCACGTGTAGTTTCTCAAGATCAACATGAAAGTGGATGTTCGCTTCAAAATGGAGAGccacatgtttcaaaatcagAATCTAGTAGTGGATGTTCGCTTGTTGAAGACCAGGTTTCTGATGAAGCTTCAAAAAAGAGCAGGCCAAAAATCATTGAGGTTGATGGTATAAATGATAGTTGCTCATCATCAAAGTCAGATGTGGAACTTGTTTCAGCTTCTACAAAGACTGAAGGACATGATAATGGTGAGTGCTCTTCATCCACTGTAATGGCAGCAGAGTTCGCAAGGGAAGATCAGTCTGAAAAAGACAGGTGTATATCTATACTCGGAAAGCAGAGGGCTTTTGATGGAATTTGGCCTGGAAAAACCCGTGCTTCTGCCAAAAGAATTGGTGATGGTAGTGGTAGCAGCAGTTTGCGGTCATGCAAAAAATGTTTCCTTAAAGAGTCCCCAGCAAAGATGCTAATTTGTGATAACTGTGAAGATTCATTTCATGTATCTTGCTGCAATCCTCATGTAAAAAGAATACCAATTGATGAATGGTTATGTCGTTCATGTATGAAGAAGAAACGAATAATTCCCAACGAGAGAATTTCCAGAAAACCTCTCAATATAATTGGTGACATGGGCAGATGTAGAGATGCTTCATCTATAGGTGAATCTGATCCTATAGCATTGATGTTGACAGATACTGAGCCATATACAGGTGGTGTTCGAGTTGGTAAAGGTTTTCAAGTAGAAGTTCCAGATTGGTCAGGTCCAATTATCAA GGCTCCtctttttgaagtccaaactgatgATTGGGAATGCTTCTGCTGTGTCTTTTGGGATCCAATTCATGCTGACTGTGCTACACCTCAG GAGCTGGAAACTGATGAAGTTATGAAGCAACTAAAGTATATTCAGATG CTGAGACCCCAAATAGCTGCTAAACGGCGGAAATTAAAACATGCCAACAATGGTGATCCAACGGATGATTGCAAGGAGTGA
- the LOC118039544 gene encoding uncharacterized protein isoform X1: protein MLIPSSLPNSIESTPFHVSDHGKQNLFCEVTPGTEIWQMGPKCHEHCHDCCKEAASITGEKEGNNYSCLLSFPRSPHPPTTSKMSESSAPNFVYSRRKLQGNTIDFLSAITEGSGEDCPYVINSDGSSVPVKEHHVVSEDEHETEAVRESLMSPITCNGAEYSHPLSFGRRAQLTTVSPVSEGAAPNFVYGRRKLQQNSVTFSSTQVPAMEKRSGEDCLSVISSNGPSFAHKEERLVSQYEHGAALMLPPTVYNRDYSSCQLSLQRSPQLPTFSTMSEISASKFVYSRRKMRGNSVTFLSAQVPGITKRSRQDCLSVVSSDGPSLAVEEARVVSQDQHESGCSLQNGEPHVSKSESSSGCSLVEDQVSDEASKKSRPKIIEVDGINDSCSSSKSDVELVSASTKTEGHDNGECSSSTVMAAEFAREDQSEKDRCISILGKQRAFDGIWPGKTRASAKRIGDGSGSSSLRSCKKCFLKESPAKMLICDNCEDSFHVSCCNPHVKRIPIDEWLCRSCMKKKRIIPNERISRKPLNIIGDMGRCRDASSIGESDPIALMLTDTEPYTGGVRVGKGFQVEVPDWSGPIINDVDTIGKPVVLDTSYFVSLHELKYNKPSKFGSIGNWLQCRQVIDDAAEGGNVTICGKWRRAPLFEVQTDDWECFCCVFWDPIHADCATPQELETDEVMKQLKYIQMLRPQIAAKRRKLKHANNGDPTDDCKE from the exons ATGTTGATACCGAGTTCCCTTCCTAATTCAATTGAATCTACTCCATTTCATGTATCTGATCATGGGAAACAGAATTTATTTTGTGAAGTCACGCCTGGTACTGAGATTTGGCAGATGGGCCCAAAATGTCATGAACACTGCCATGATTGCTGTAAAGAAGCTGCTTCAATAACCGGGGAAAAGGAGGGTAACAATTATTCATGCCTGTTAAGTTTTCCGAGAAGTCCTCATCCACCAACCACCAGTAAAATGTCTGAAAGTTCTGCACCTAATTTTGTATATAGTAGAAGGAAATTACAAGGAAATACTATTGACTTTTTATCCGCAATCACGGAGGGATCTGGTGAGGATTGTCCTTATGTCATAAATTCTGATGGTTCCTCAGTTCCAGTTAAGGAGCACCATGTAGTTTCTGAAGATGAGCATGAGACTGAAGCTGTTAGAGAATCTCTCATGTCTCCTATAACATGCAATGGAGCTGAATATTCACATCCCTTATCTTTTGGAAGACGTGCTCAGCTTACAACTGTCAGTCCAGTGTCCGAAGGTGCTGCCCCTAATTTTGTTTATGGGAGAAGGAAGCTACAACAAAACTCTGTTACCTTTTCATCAACTCAGGTCCctgcaatggaaaagagaagtggAGAGGATTGTCTTTCAGTGATCAGTTCCAATGGTCCTTCATTTGCACACAAGGAGGAACGCCTAGTTTCTCAATATGAGCATGGAGCTGCCCTTATGCTTCCTCCCACAGTATACAACAGAGACTATTCTTCTTGCCAATTAAGTTTACAAAGAAGTCCTCAGCTACCAACTTTCAGTACAATGTCTGAAATTTCTGCAAGTAAGTTTGTATACAGTAGAAGGAAGATGCGAGGAAACTCTGTTACCTTTTTGTCAGCACAGGTCCCTGGAATCACAAAGAGAAGCAGACAAGATTGCCTTTCAGTTGTCAGTTCTGATGGTCCTTCCCTTGCAGTTGAGGAGGCACGTGTAGTTTCTCAAGATCAACATGAAAGTGGATGTTCGCTTCAAAATGGAGAGccacatgtttcaaaatcagAATCTAGTAGTGGATGTTCGCTTGTTGAAGACCAGGTTTCTGATGAAGCTTCAAAAAAGAGCAGGCCAAAAATCATTGAGGTTGATGGTATAAATGATAGTTGCTCATCATCAAAGTCAGATGTGGAACTTGTTTCAGCTTCTACAAAGACTGAAGGACATGATAATGGTGAGTGCTCTTCATCCACTGTAATGGCAGCAGAGTTCGCAAGGGAAGATCAGTCTGAAAAAGACAGGTGTATATCTATACTCGGAAAGCAGAGGGCTTTTGATGGAATTTGGCCTGGAAAAACCCGTGCTTCTGCCAAAAGAATTGGTGATGGTAGTGGTAGCAGCAGTTTGCGGTCATGCAAAAAATGTTTCCTTAAAGAGTCCCCAGCAAAGATGCTAATTTGTGATAACTGTGAAGATTCATTTCATGTATCTTGCTGCAATCCTCATGTAAAAAGAATACCAATTGATGAATGGTTATGTCGTTCATGTATGAAGAAGAAACGAATAATTCCCAACGAGAGAATTTCCAGAAAACCTCTCAATATAATTGGTGACATGGGCAGATGTAGAGATGCTTCATCTATAGGTGAATCTGATCCTATAGCATTGATGTTGACAGATACTGAGCCATATACAGGTGGTGTTCGAGTTGGTAAAGGTTTTCAAGTAGAAGTTCCAGATTGGTCAGGTCCAATTATCAA TGATGTCGACACTATTGGCAAACCTGTGGTATTGGATACATCATACTTTGTCAGTTTGCAT GAATTGAAGTACAACAAACCTTCTAAATTTGGCTCTATAGGTAATTGGCTTCAATGTAGACAGGTCATAGATGATGCAGCAGAAGGTGGCAATGTAACTATATGTGGAAAATGGCGCAG GGCTCCtctttttgaagtccaaactgatgATTGGGAATGCTTCTGCTGTGTCTTTTGGGATCCAATTCATGCTGACTGTGCTACACCTCAG GAGCTGGAAACTGATGAAGTTATGAAGCAACTAAAGTATATTCAGATG CTGAGACCCCAAATAGCTGCTAAACGGCGGAAATTAAAACATGCCAACAATGGTGATCCAACGGATGATTGCAAGGAGTGA
- the LOC118039544 gene encoding uncharacterized protein isoform X4 — protein sequence MLIPSSLPNSIESTPFHVSDHGKQNLFCEVTPGTEIWQMGPKCHEHCHDCCKEAASITGEKEGNNYSCLLSFPRSPHPPTTSKMSESSAPNFVYSRRKLQGNTIDFLSAITEGSGEDCPYVINSDGSSVPVKEHHVVSEDEHETEAVRESLMSPITCNGAEYSHPLSFGRRAQLTTVSPVSEGAAPNFVYGRRKLQQNSVTFSSTQVPAMEKRSGEDCLSVISSNGPSFAHKEERLVSQYEHGAALMLPPTVYNRDYSSCQLSLQRSPQLPTFSTMSEISASKFVYSRRKMRGNSVTFLSAQVPGITKRSRQDCLSVVSSDGPSLAVEEARVVSQDQHESGCSLQNGEPHVSKSESSSGCSLVEDQVSDEASKKSRPKIIEVDGINDSCSSSKSDVELVSASTKTEGHDNGECSSSTVMAAEFAREDQSEKDRCISILGKQRAFDGIWPGKTRASAKRIGDGSGSSSLRSCKKCFLKESPAKMLICDNCEDSFHVSCCNPHVKRIPIDEWLCRSCMKKKRIIPNERISRKPLNIIGDMGRCRDASSIGESDPIALMLTDTEPYTGGVRVGKGFQVEVPDWSGPIINDVDTIGKPVVLDTSYFVSLHELKYNKPSKFGSIGNWLQCRQVIDDAAEGGNVTICGKWRRCMGGSGTLRVP from the exons ATGTTGATACCGAGTTCCCTTCCTAATTCAATTGAATCTACTCCATTTCATGTATCTGATCATGGGAAACAGAATTTATTTTGTGAAGTCACGCCTGGTACTGAGATTTGGCAGATGGGCCCAAAATGTCATGAACACTGCCATGATTGCTGTAAAGAAGCTGCTTCAATAACCGGGGAAAAGGAGGGTAACAATTATTCATGCCTGTTAAGTTTTCCGAGAAGTCCTCATCCACCAACCACCAGTAAAATGTCTGAAAGTTCTGCACCTAATTTTGTATATAGTAGAAGGAAATTACAAGGAAATACTATTGACTTTTTATCCGCAATCACGGAGGGATCTGGTGAGGATTGTCCTTATGTCATAAATTCTGATGGTTCCTCAGTTCCAGTTAAGGAGCACCATGTAGTTTCTGAAGATGAGCATGAGACTGAAGCTGTTAGAGAATCTCTCATGTCTCCTATAACATGCAATGGAGCTGAATATTCACATCCCTTATCTTTTGGAAGACGTGCTCAGCTTACAACTGTCAGTCCAGTGTCCGAAGGTGCTGCCCCTAATTTTGTTTATGGGAGAAGGAAGCTACAACAAAACTCTGTTACCTTTTCATCAACTCAGGTCCctgcaatggaaaagagaagtggAGAGGATTGTCTTTCAGTGATCAGTTCCAATGGTCCTTCATTTGCACACAAGGAGGAACGCCTAGTTTCTCAATATGAGCATGGAGCTGCCCTTATGCTTCCTCCCACAGTATACAACAGAGACTATTCTTCTTGCCAATTAAGTTTACAAAGAAGTCCTCAGCTACCAACTTTCAGTACAATGTCTGAAATTTCTGCAAGTAAGTTTGTATACAGTAGAAGGAAGATGCGAGGAAACTCTGTTACCTTTTTGTCAGCACAGGTCCCTGGAATCACAAAGAGAAGCAGACAAGATTGCCTTTCAGTTGTCAGTTCTGATGGTCCTTCCCTTGCAGTTGAGGAGGCACGTGTAGTTTCTCAAGATCAACATGAAAGTGGATGTTCGCTTCAAAATGGAGAGccacatgtttcaaaatcagAATCTAGTAGTGGATGTTCGCTTGTTGAAGACCAGGTTTCTGATGAAGCTTCAAAAAAGAGCAGGCCAAAAATCATTGAGGTTGATGGTATAAATGATAGTTGCTCATCATCAAAGTCAGATGTGGAACTTGTTTCAGCTTCTACAAAGACTGAAGGACATGATAATGGTGAGTGCTCTTCATCCACTGTAATGGCAGCAGAGTTCGCAAGGGAAGATCAGTCTGAAAAAGACAGGTGTATATCTATACTCGGAAAGCAGAGGGCTTTTGATGGAATTTGGCCTGGAAAAACCCGTGCTTCTGCCAAAAGAATTGGTGATGGTAGTGGTAGCAGCAGTTTGCGGTCATGCAAAAAATGTTTCCTTAAAGAGTCCCCAGCAAAGATGCTAATTTGTGATAACTGTGAAGATTCATTTCATGTATCTTGCTGCAATCCTCATGTAAAAAGAATACCAATTGATGAATGGTTATGTCGTTCATGTATGAAGAAGAAACGAATAATTCCCAACGAGAGAATTTCCAGAAAACCTCTCAATATAATTGGTGACATGGGCAGATGTAGAGATGCTTCATCTATAGGTGAATCTGATCCTATAGCATTGATGTTGACAGATACTGAGCCATATACAGGTGGTGTTCGAGTTGGTAAAGGTTTTCAAGTAGAAGTTCCAGATTGGTCAGGTCCAATTATCAA TGATGTCGACACTATTGGCAAACCTGTGGTATTGGATACATCATACTTTGTCAGTTTGCAT GAATTGAAGTACAACAAACCTTCTAAATTTGGCTCTATAGGTAATTGGCTTCAATGTAGACAGGTCATAGATGATGCAGCAGAAGGTGGCAATGTAACTATATGTGGAAAATGGCGCAG GTGTATGGGTGGGTCTGGCACCTTGAGAGTCCCTTAG
- the LOC118039544 gene encoding uncharacterized protein isoform X2, giving the protein MLIPSSLPNSIESTPFHVSDHGKQNLFCEVTPGTEIWQMGPKCHEHCHDCCKEAASITGEKEGNNYSCLLSFPRSPHPPTTSKMSESSAPNFVYSRRKLQGNTIDFLSAITEGSGEDCPYVINSDGSSVPVKEHHVVSEDEHETEAVRESLMSPITCNGAEYSHPLSFGRRAQLTTVSPVSEGAAPNFVYGRRKLQQNSVTFSSTQVPAMEKRSGEDCLSVISSNGPSFAHKEERLVSQYEHGAALMLPPTVYNRDYSSCQLSLQRSPQLPTFSTMSEISASKFVYSRRKMRGNSVTFLSAQVPGITKRSRQDCLSVVSSDGPSLAVEEARVVSQDQHESGCSLQNGEPHVSKSESSSGCSLVEDQVSDEASKKSRPKIIEVDGINDSCSSSKSDVELVSASTKTEGHDNGECSSSTVMAAEFAREDQSEKDRCISILGKQRAFDGIWPGKTRASAKRIGDGSGSSSLRSCKKCFLKESPAKMLICDNCEDSFHVSCCNPHVKRIPIDEWLCRSCMKKKRIIPNERISRKPLNIIGDMGRCRDASSIGESDPIALMLTDTEPYTGGVRVGKGFQVEVPDWSGPIINDVDTIGKPVVLDTSYFVSLHELKYNKPSKFGSIGNWLQCRQVIDDAAEGGNVTICGKWRRAPLFEVQTDDWECFCCVFWDPIHADCATPQELETDEVMKQLKYIQMNA; this is encoded by the exons ATGTTGATACCGAGTTCCCTTCCTAATTCAATTGAATCTACTCCATTTCATGTATCTGATCATGGGAAACAGAATTTATTTTGTGAAGTCACGCCTGGTACTGAGATTTGGCAGATGGGCCCAAAATGTCATGAACACTGCCATGATTGCTGTAAAGAAGCTGCTTCAATAACCGGGGAAAAGGAGGGTAACAATTATTCATGCCTGTTAAGTTTTCCGAGAAGTCCTCATCCACCAACCACCAGTAAAATGTCTGAAAGTTCTGCACCTAATTTTGTATATAGTAGAAGGAAATTACAAGGAAATACTATTGACTTTTTATCCGCAATCACGGAGGGATCTGGTGAGGATTGTCCTTATGTCATAAATTCTGATGGTTCCTCAGTTCCAGTTAAGGAGCACCATGTAGTTTCTGAAGATGAGCATGAGACTGAAGCTGTTAGAGAATCTCTCATGTCTCCTATAACATGCAATGGAGCTGAATATTCACATCCCTTATCTTTTGGAAGACGTGCTCAGCTTACAACTGTCAGTCCAGTGTCCGAAGGTGCTGCCCCTAATTTTGTTTATGGGAGAAGGAAGCTACAACAAAACTCTGTTACCTTTTCATCAACTCAGGTCCctgcaatggaaaagagaagtggAGAGGATTGTCTTTCAGTGATCAGTTCCAATGGTCCTTCATTTGCACACAAGGAGGAACGCCTAGTTTCTCAATATGAGCATGGAGCTGCCCTTATGCTTCCTCCCACAGTATACAACAGAGACTATTCTTCTTGCCAATTAAGTTTACAAAGAAGTCCTCAGCTACCAACTTTCAGTACAATGTCTGAAATTTCTGCAAGTAAGTTTGTATACAGTAGAAGGAAGATGCGAGGAAACTCTGTTACCTTTTTGTCAGCACAGGTCCCTGGAATCACAAAGAGAAGCAGACAAGATTGCCTTTCAGTTGTCAGTTCTGATGGTCCTTCCCTTGCAGTTGAGGAGGCACGTGTAGTTTCTCAAGATCAACATGAAAGTGGATGTTCGCTTCAAAATGGAGAGccacatgtttcaaaatcagAATCTAGTAGTGGATGTTCGCTTGTTGAAGACCAGGTTTCTGATGAAGCTTCAAAAAAGAGCAGGCCAAAAATCATTGAGGTTGATGGTATAAATGATAGTTGCTCATCATCAAAGTCAGATGTGGAACTTGTTTCAGCTTCTACAAAGACTGAAGGACATGATAATGGTGAGTGCTCTTCATCCACTGTAATGGCAGCAGAGTTCGCAAGGGAAGATCAGTCTGAAAAAGACAGGTGTATATCTATACTCGGAAAGCAGAGGGCTTTTGATGGAATTTGGCCTGGAAAAACCCGTGCTTCTGCCAAAAGAATTGGTGATGGTAGTGGTAGCAGCAGTTTGCGGTCATGCAAAAAATGTTTCCTTAAAGAGTCCCCAGCAAAGATGCTAATTTGTGATAACTGTGAAGATTCATTTCATGTATCTTGCTGCAATCCTCATGTAAAAAGAATACCAATTGATGAATGGTTATGTCGTTCATGTATGAAGAAGAAACGAATAATTCCCAACGAGAGAATTTCCAGAAAACCTCTCAATATAATTGGTGACATGGGCAGATGTAGAGATGCTTCATCTATAGGTGAATCTGATCCTATAGCATTGATGTTGACAGATACTGAGCCATATACAGGTGGTGTTCGAGTTGGTAAAGGTTTTCAAGTAGAAGTTCCAGATTGGTCAGGTCCAATTATCAA TGATGTCGACACTATTGGCAAACCTGTGGTATTGGATACATCATACTTTGTCAGTTTGCAT GAATTGAAGTACAACAAACCTTCTAAATTTGGCTCTATAGGTAATTGGCTTCAATGTAGACAGGTCATAGATGATGCAGCAGAAGGTGGCAATGTAACTATATGTGGAAAATGGCGCAG GGCTCCtctttttgaagtccaaactgatgATTGGGAATGCTTCTGCTGTGTCTTTTGGGATCCAATTCATGCTGACTGTGCTACACCTCAG GAGCTGGAAACTGATGAAGTTATGAAGCAACTAAAGTATATTCAGATG AATGCATGA